The Besnoitia besnoiti strain Bb-Ger1 chromosome Unknown contig00046, whole genome shotgun sequence sequence tttaaatagcggttaacctttccttttccttacgtactcagggcatgcaataccaatcagataacaactgaagctagactccatgttacacttactaaaatgggattcctaggttgatataaactacctttttctggggagtatatactacgagttggactactggtttagatcttgaaggtctttgtttaccggatccaagttctcttgtgcttttcatgaccatcatgttaagtgcattagcagagcatagttaagatgataactattgtggatatagaaccaattgaacaccatgtattaatataacaaagataatcagggtaatctggtatccttcttggcataacgttgtgtagttatatgaagcgtacattccttaatatctggaacaatagattatggttaggtagtggaacaaggagagcgtctgttgtacatcaacactagatacaaggaacttgacaagcattaatagatttatataaacgacaaggacatgagtctactggattttataatacagggttgaactgtgtaaagatcattgtgttatggttctatcaacaaaccattgagattacgaagttatggttttgggctcgtgagtgtctctcaataactagctgagtgcttgtacgataattatatcaatgcagtaccaattaaggcgtgtagcatctcctatgctccttaacatcacagctatgtcgaattatcgcacccagataactccataccagtgaaccggtttgtaactccgcttcatatcgtacctgaatggtactttttagcatattatgcggtgttaaaagtaatcccatccaaaaccggtggtttgtttagtatttatgtcctctctcattaacttagctcttttatctgaaattcgagctttgaatactcgaatgttgatacgacaacattttatgactcgaaatgtagtcagtggatgggtaattatttgggtatacagtatgatcttcttgattattattggtagtgctattccacaagcgacttatatcttatatggtagattagctactatcgtatatcttactaccggattggtttctatgcttatactaaatcaatagttataatgactacagcttccaagcaaacatgattaccgtgatattgaaatccaacacttttagctgtcttaagcagtccagtggggtggtggtgtactgcaatcataaagaacttggttgtctgtatctcataaccggagtcatcttcagtattctaggaactataatgtctttgtttattcgatttgagttatacagttctggatcgcggatcatttgtacagagacgatagctacttataatgtgataataacgatacatggcctagctatgatctttatgttcttaatgcctgctttgtacggaggatatggtaacttctttgtaccaatatatattggtggttcggaagtcgttttcccaagaactaacgcgatctcctattttctagtaccattagtgaatcttttggtctgatcctaagtacgcagtgagctaactagatacaaggaattgacaagcattaatagatttatataaacgacaaggacatgagtctactggattttataatacagggttgaactgtgtaaagatcattgtgttatggttctatcacaaaccattgagattacgaagttatggttttgggctcgtgagtgtctctcaataactagctgagtgcttgtacggaggatatggtaacttctttgtaccaatatatattggtggttcggaagtcgttttccaagaactaacgcgatctcctatttttctagtaccattagtgaactcttttggtctgatcctaagtacgcagtgagctaactagatacaaggaacttgacaagcattaatagatttatataaacgacaaggacatgagtctactggattttataatacagggttgaactgtgtaaagatcattgtgttatggttctatcacaaaccattgagattacgaagttatggtttttgggctcgtgagtgtctctcaataactagctgagtgcttgtacggaggatatggtaacttctttgtaccaatatatattggtggttcggaagtcgttttccaagaactaacgcgatctcctattttctagtaccattaggttctgtgttgtta is a genomic window containing:
- a CDS encoding uncharacterized protein (encoded by transcript BESB_058200); protein product: MITVILKSNTFSCLKQSSGVVVYCNHKELGCLYLITGVIFSILGTIMSLFIRFELYSSGSRIICTETIATYNVIITIHGLAMIFMFLMPALYGGYGNFFVPIYIGGSEVVFPRTNAISYFLVPLVNLLV